GTTCGCATGGATCCTAGCACAGGTCAACTCCAAACTGGATAGCTGGAAGGAAAAAATGTTATCAAAAGCAGGAAATGAAATACTTCTAAAAGCAGTAATTCAAGCAATCccacaatatgccatgtcaatCTTTAAAATTCCTACATCGATTTGTAAAGCAATCGAGAGAAAAGTTGCAGCGTTTTGGTGGAAAAGCAATGAGAAAAAGGCTAGCATTCACTGGAAGAAGTGGGATTTGATAAAAACCAGGAAGAGTGAAGGGGGCATGGGTTTCAAGGATCTACAGACTTTCAATACAGCAATGATAGTAAAACAGATGTGGCGAATAATCACAAATCCAGACTTACTGGTAACTCAATTATTGAAAGGCCTTTACTACTCACATGGAGATTTTTGGCATGCTGGCAGAGGATCACGGCCCTCGTGGGGATGGCAAAGCCTCATCAAGGCAAGGGATTCAGTTGCTCCTCAGGTGATGAACCGgataggaaatagaaaaaaaaaaaaaaaaaaacatcaatcgGAACGAGAGAGAGGTGGTTAAAAAGCGGCATAATAGGAGGCCAAGCATCAAACCATGAACCTTAAAAGTATCGATATCATTAATCCAGCACGGGAACATGGAATGAGCCTCTTCTACATTCTATGTTTGACGAAAGAACGGTACGGGAAATTCTAGCCACACCCATTGGCTTACCTGATGAAGAGGATCAACCGGTATGGATGCACACAAAATCAGGCAATTATTCAGTAAAAAGCGGTTATTTCACATTCCGTAACGTCTCTGTCTCATCACAGAACACACAAGCAACATCATCTTACACAGCCAATCCCGATCTCTCTGGAAATTTATTTGGCACTCCACAACCccacccaaaataaaaattttcctccGGAACGCATGCAACAATGCCCTAGCAACTATGGAAAATCTACACTACCGAAGGATCGTACCTTCTCCGTTATGCCCCCTGTGCAAACTGGAAGTAGAAACACTAGAACACACTCTCCTCCTCTGCTCATGGACAGCCAAGGTTTGGAAGTCAGCCCCTCTGCATCTACGGATATCCAGGTTTGGACTCACCTGATTTGAAGATTGGATCTGTAGCATAAAACAGAACCCAGTCACCTCGGGAAATTTTAACCACATAACGGTCGTACTATGGAGTATCTAGAAGGAAAGAAATCGGAGCATCTTCAACCATCAAATCCTAAGATCGCAAGAAACAATAGCCAGAGCAGAGGCGTTCGCAGAAAGCTTCATAGATctaaacaaaaaaccaaaaagcaagAACAATATTGAAGTCTTATCTGAAGCCTGGTGTCCACCTCCTCCAGGATCAATTCGAATCAACCTCGACGCATCTTTCGAACCAAATCTGGACAGAAACGAAGCACTGAGCGAAACAAGAGAACTTCCCCGACACAGAGCAACCATCGCCGATGTTTGCAGAGATCACAAGGGGTTCCTCGTCGACGGATTTGCGAAGATAGTCGAGGCCACTTCGTCTCTTCAAGCGTGCGATCGCGATGgaagaaaccctaaaatttgtcaaaagccgcggatttctctctcctcaagtacATTCTGACTGTTTGCCTTTAGTGCACACGTTGAAGACTTCGACTGAACTGACTTGGGAACTGCAACCGCTCGTGAACCGGGCCCGAGCACAACTCAGTCATCTGCCGGGCCTATCCATGGCCCACTGCAATAGGAGCACGAATCGATCCGCGGATTGGATAGCGAAGGCATGCCGAACCAACATCCTACCCCAGAACTGGATTGCTAATCCCCcctgctttatttgatcttcTATGCACTGACGCTCTGAGTGTAACTTTCCCTAatattaaatagtaaatcaaGTGATGATGTTTgctgatcaaaaaaaaaaatagaattatattAACAAGTGTTTAAACattgcaataaagaaaaaatatcatttcaaacatacccttttttttcatgttttgggAATATGTTTCCTTAATTATAGTTACTAAGTGTCCTGAGAGAGTTCATCGGCAAGATCGCTTCTAAATATAGCATATTTAAATAAGAATCTTAGGGACAATCCATGCTTCTGCTtttattctataaaaaaaatttcctttccatttAACTTGTCGTTGCCTGCCCTCCCGTTTCCTCCAGTTTCTAATTTGGTGAGCAATACTACCGTGGAGCGAGTATATATGAGCTCAGTGATGACAGCTTTTTAATAATGTGTTCCGTATGCACGGTCCACACGATGCAACAGCCCACATATTTACTGGGCTCATAAATTCCCGGCCCgtgtaagattttttttttcacgagtTATAAATGTGAAATTTGCAGGACATGGAAAAGAGGTggtaaagaaaaaggaaatgagtccGCATCTCACATTTGCCTAGGAAAAGGGCACAACTTGCTTGTCCGGCTGCCCATTGGATTTTTGttcgtttcctttttcttttttcttttttttattaactgcGACTCCTAgggtttgtatttttttttcccaatttcccCATTTAGGACCGTGAGTAAGTAGTGGGCCAAGTAAAGAGGTATGGCTATCTTAATCCACCGCACGACCAAACCTGCACTACAGACGAATCGAGGTATCCAGAGGCCGAAGGCCAACTGAATGACTTGGATGCGCGACCaaggctgcgcatgataaaatttctgttttttgatttctctgttttttttaaatgagtttGGAGCAACCGTTTGGTAAtgcatttgatttctctatttcaaaagcatttctattctataaatagatttgaagaagaaatcgaagctaagtttctgaaataaaaattgagaaatcaattttcgccgtaaatcaatttctggccgtaaatcaatttctgtccagaaattttgtcatgcgcaccccaAAAGCGCCCGAAAAGCTCAGGAGCTATGCCACAAGTCGACCGTAATgatattagaaaaagaaaaggaaaaagaaagacgaGCCTCCATGTAGTAAACTCGTTAATGCACTATTAAAAAACTATCAAGTGGCATTATTACCATTGCTAGCGAGTGGttgacaattttcatgaatgaatccagaaaagaaaaaaaaaagaaaaagaaaaagagcacaTCTTCTCTCATTCTCCCTTATTATTTTGAATCAAGCAGGTTAACACTGAGCAGCATCGGTTGGTCGCATGTGACATTTCCTGAAGCAACATTTAATATAAATCACGTAGCACATTTTCCCGCCGATGCccacataatttttttgaaagctCCATTAGTCTCCAACAAAGAAATCGCAAAAGGGTAATGGGATAATGAGCTAGGAGCAACCTACGCACGTGCCCGTCGCTATCGGCCCATCGGCTAGCCAAACTTCTTCccaatcaaataaaaagaccgagcaaaagaaatttgtcgaatgaaattaaaaaaaaaaaaaaaaaattcacgcgTCTTTATTCAATTGTCTCTTCCTCGGTCGCTTCTCCATGGCATCGACACCAGCACCCGCACCGCGTGAGGCTCTTCCACGACCGGCAGGAACAGGCAGTACATGTCGCCGGTCAGCGGCCCTATGAACGCCGCTTTGCCCTCCCCGAAGTCGACGTCCTCGAGCCCCGGCTTCGCCCACCGTGATATCACCAGGCTGGCGTTCAGGTCCGTCTTCGCCGCCTTGTGCTCCAGCGTCTCCAGCGTCGACCTCAGGTAGCGCCTCTCGACGAGCGACTTGGCCGCCTGCGCCAGCTTCATCGCATTGGCCGGGTTGCTCCCGACGAGGTtcctcacggtggccggagcGCACCTGAGCACGAACTCGTTCCCGTAGTAGCCGCGGGGCAGCTTACCGATGAGTATTTATATAGTTTCGAAAGAAACGAACTTCAACAGAAAATGTGGTTAAAAAAGTACAGAAGCATCTTGAGCTTACCAACGGCAGAGTAGCTGTTCAAATGGCGGTGTCGAGACAGGGAGATAGGTCGGgcgaaaacaagaagaaatgtcgccaagaaaaagcagaaaaaaaataaaaatggagaagCTTTTTCTTCGTCGCTTGATTTCCCAAAAATCACCTTTAGTTTCCTTCATTTTATAATTGGCAAACTCGTGAAAAAGACGAACAGCATAGTTACCctcaaataattttcattaggGCTTTATACTCATTTCCGAATATTTGATTTGAAGCAATAGTTGCTTAGCTCCCACGGATTCCATTCCGAAAGTCTGAAGTTGAAGAGTGTATCAATGTAGCCCACCAACCCGtcaaaacttgaaaaatctTTTCATATAAGACAACAGACATCCTCGCACCAAGTATGCTCATAACATGGCTCAAAAGCTTTGACATGGCGAAGGGATTGACCCTTCGTCACGGCATTGCCAAGTCCAAATACGTAAATTAGATCTTAATTTGACATGGCATGATCCAATCAAATTAGCCCAAAAGGAAATCCAAATTTTAAAGAGCGCCCATCGCCGCACTCGTTTTCAGTCAAAAGTACAGTGTAATTTCAGTAGAGAGCACCGTCCGACACCGAAGCTTCCGTCCTTGGCCTTGCAATTGCCTGTTCATAGTCTCTTCTACATTCCTCCAATCAAGCCAATTAGAAACAGTAAAAGCTGTCTATTCCACTTGAGGCGCTCTGACCGAGGTCAACACTTGATCATTACGAAATTTGActatttgagtgcaaacacaTGGGAAAATACCGAAATGATTCGAGTAGGTATACTGATTAAAAGGCATATATCCATCGTCGAACATCCACTGCCGACTCCACTTGGTGTCGACATTATTGTGGGTTTAATAGGTCCATCCTAACGTTGCTCTTCCATACACCTCAAGCTCGGGCTTTGcacatttttggaaattttctttcttagctCCACTCACTTACCCCTCAGCCACCCATTCACCTTCACCCCATTCGCATATCAAATCAGCAACAAAGTCCGGTAACCATTTCAAACCGTTCGGTTTTGAGCTTTCtcctcttaaaaaaaatatcgaTCGATGGCCTCACCGTTGGACTCACCCACAGAGGTAAGAGGACTGTTTGCGATGGTAATTTTGTTCAACTGCTGCGCTGTCCTGTTAGTGTGGATGAAAATCGATATTCTGTTGGAGGGTCAGGTGGTCAAAGATATCTGAGAACAGATAGTAGTAGCGCCCGTCGACCACGGTCCCGGCCAAGCCACTGGCCAACAGGAAGAGCTCTTTGGGACCGGAGGGCCCAAGGCTGTTCAACATCACTACGTAGGCCATCGGGAGTGCCTGCGTGCCGCGTAGTATCCGGCCATGGAGCACTTGATCAAGGCATCGAGGGCTCCCCCTGGAGAGAGAGGCTCTTCGTGTACCCGAAAAATGGCATTTGGAAATTCAGGTTCCTGACTTTGCTCTAACATATACGATTGCATTTGATACCAAAGGTGAGTGGGAGTATTTACCGAGTGGCTCCCCGTTCCTGAGATCGGTCCCTTGACGAGCCGTGTTCGTACCCATTTTGTGGAACTGGTGCGGCGTGTAGATGTGGTATCAAGCCTAACGAAAAGAAGGCATGATTCACTCGGTTATATCAAGCCCACCAAAAGATGTGGTATCAACTATCACCCACGGAGCATGTGCTTATTCTTATGTAACATGAGGATGAAATAAACCATAGACGAGTTCAGTTTAATTGCCAAACGTGAAGCGATGGGCTTCACTTTCACTCCTTTGGAGTATCATAGGTAATTAATTCACAGTGAGTCAAGCTTaggttctttctctcttttttccttggtGAAAGGACAGGGAATGACAAACAATATAGCTACCATCTTCAGGCTATACTATAGGGCACCTTTACCTGTTGCAAAGTATGTGGTTAGGTGCCTTAAAgacttaaaatatattttgagtttgaatcCGTGCAGAAAATCTGATCCGCTCTCTACCGCACAGGCGAAGCGCGGACTTTAAATGCTATGGTATCAGCatggggaataaaaaatgaaaagagaggaaTATGGTGGAcgtctttgttttttcttcgtACCAGCATTTGCTGATACACTCCCTGCACATTGCTTGGCCATGTGAACGCgcgtaaagaaagaagaaaatgaccaGCTTCTCTGGCTTCATTCTCCGAAGAAAGGAGAACAACGATGACTTTGACCGAGATGGAGAAGAGATGaagagcttgggagagctcttCATGTATCAGAGAAAAGGTATGGGCTTCTTTTGTCTCTTTCATTAAATCGATCATCCTTTTTACCAATAATTTCTTCGACACTTACCAATACTTATTAAAATTTTCCTGGGCATGGAACAGTAGAATTTTGTAACTACATTATAGGAAACAACTTGTTGGTCATTTAGATAAAGTTAGATTTGTAGGTTAATAATTTGACATAACATTAAGTAAATCAAAGCAACGGCAAATTATAGGAATTAAAGATGATAAGTTAAtaaacaatttgataaatttacaatTATCAATAAGTTACCAATATGTTAGTTTGGAAAAAGTAAACCAATCGTAttttttaccaactttttttaacacttatCAATACTTATTGAAATTTACTAtcacgaaaaaaataaaaattcctgGGCATGGAACAATAGATTTTTGCAACTATGTTATAGTaaaataaatctattataagTCATGAGAGTCTCATGATTACCACTACCTAACTAAAAATCTTCACGGATGCTATAAGGGCTATAAGGTGTGTCGCATGTGCCTTAAAGCTTGCCTAGACAGCTTTTTCATTCAAAGATGGCTAAAAGTTTACTTGATGAAAGATAATAAGAGCTTACAACTtacaatatattaaaaagtgcatggacttatatatatatatatataggtaaTATCTAAAGCTTAAAGTACCCATTCTTGATCATCCATTCCAAGCTCCAATGATCTTCTGCGCACTTGAGAGTCCAATACGCCCATCCAAACGTGGCTCTTTCGTATGCTTTCAGTTGAGCCTCCACATACTCTTGGTTCTCCTCTTCTGTTGCTCCATTCGGTCCCCACTCCGCTACCCATTCACCTGCAATTTCACATTACATCATCGATCCACACTTCTTATATATACATGTACACGCGAAAATTAGTACATATATGGCATCAATGCCATGACAATTTTGTTACAGGTTTGGACTTACCCACAAAAATGAGAGGTCCATTTGATGTAGCAAGACTTTCCAATTGGGCAAACCAGCCTTcgtaaaagaaaggaagggTATCTTGGATGGTGTCCAATTCTGTGTCGCACAGAAAATAGCATTGCATATCCACAACTGTCCTGTCCAGGCTATTTGCGTCGGGGAGCAGTAGCTCCCCGCTGGAGGTTTCCAGCATGCACGACATGATCACATAAGCAGCGGAGTGCTTGCGGACAGCTTTGTAACCAGCGATGTAGAACTTGCTGACAATCTCTTGAGGAAGCGTCTCTGCGAGTGGCTCGTTCAGAAGGTCGACCGCATAGAGGCTGGGGCTCTTGCCGTATCTACATAGGCGAAATCAAACGATAACCCTAGTACTCGGAATAAGGTTTGTGAACCACAGATTAATTAATTACCGGAACGTAAGGAATTCTATGACATGGAGGGTTGCTAGGATGGTGTCATCTGTGTCTCCCCATTCTCGGAACCCATCTCTTGATGAGCTCCGTTCCCAGCCATTTTGGGAACCAGGTGCTGCGCGCAGGTCAATTATGACCTTCAACCCATACTTCctgcaattgaaaaatttagtcgATACGTTATATTGTATGTAACGAGATGAAGAGGAGATGGCAATAGACTCACTCTGCCCAGGAGAAGGCATTGTCCAAAAAGGCCAACGAACCACCAACGTAAGGTGGCGGAGGATTTGGGTCGCTTGCTATCCACCAACCTATCGGAATTTTGACAGCGTCCAATCCATTTTCGGCTATGAATTTGAAATCATCTTCCACTATGAACGTCCTCCAATGATCCTGTTATTAATTAATACCTTTTATTTAAGTCTCTTAGGGTATAGATATGCACACACTGGTGCAGACCTCGTGTTCGCAAATTCTTCTTA
The sequence above is drawn from the Eucalyptus grandis isolate ANBG69807.140 chromosome 11, ASM1654582v1, whole genome shotgun sequence genome and encodes:
- the LOC104451239 gene encoding probable glucan 1,3-beta-glucosidase A; this translates as METRNTKIRAVNLGGWLVTEGWIKPSLFDAIPNKDFLDGTSLQLKSMMVGKYLCAESGGGSRVVANAGSASHWETFRLWRINETLFNFRVANKQFVGLDSGGDGVDLVASSDLPERPETFEIVRNPDDPSRVRIRAANGFFLRVRTEERVTADYQCDKSNEWGDENPSVFVMSFTKRLEGEFQLTNGLGPQKAAKVMRDHWRTFIVEDDFKFIAENGLDAVKIPIGWWIASDPNPPPPYVGGSLAFLDNAFSWAEKYGLKVIIDLRAAPGSQNGWERSSSRDGFREWGDTDDTILATLHVIEFLTFRYGKSPSLYAVDLLNEPLAETLPQEIVSKFYIAGYKAVRKHSAAYVIMSCMLETSSGELLLPDANSLDRTVVDMQCYFLCDTELDTIQDTLPFFYEGWFAQLESLATSNGPLIFVGEWVAEWGPNGATEEENQEYVEAQLKAYERATFGWAYWTLKCAEDHWSLEWMIKNGYFKL